The following are from one region of the Mauremys reevesii isolate NIE-2019 linkage group 2, ASM1616193v1, whole genome shotgun sequence genome:
- the SH2D6 gene encoding SH2 domain-containing protein 6 isoform X1: MYEVPPCESQAWKVAPARRQENTDGTYLDHATARRCSEPFALLPAKFLSKLSLVPGTDAGNGEEMPQGLACGKGQDRTRAKLPPAPGPRPLSTPAGPAAPRDPRPTSSDDKEGPPEEEIYLVCEPSSPPHCRATCAPRPPLGQVPPPRLPKLSKPKIALPGAHHSLADSSPEASSKAPAWPRASGSLVEDPGMQDQAWYAGNCDRHVAESVLQGVNKDSAFMVRQSSRQGWNQPFTLAVLYKGHVYNIPIRYVESSRQYTLGKDGKSREERFDSVAGIIQHYREHPLVLIEGSSASRAHTCLLFPVKP; the protein is encoded by the exons ATGTACGAGGTGCCCCCCTGTGAgagccaggcctggaaggtggctccagccaggaggcaggagaacacGGACGGCACCTACCTCG ATCACGCCACTGCCCGGCGCTGCTCAGAGCCCTTCGCCCTCCTGCCGGCCAAG TTCCTGTCAAAGCTCAGCCTGGTGCCTGGCACAGACGCTGGCAATGGAGAGGAGATGCCCCAGGGCCTGGCCTGCGGGAAAG GTCAGGACAGAACCCGGGCGAAACTCCCTCCAGCTCCCGGCCCGAGGCCCCTGTCGACGCCTGCCGGCCCCGCTGCACCCCGGG ATCCCAGACCGACTTCGTCGGACGACAAG GAAGGACCCCCAGAGGAGGAGATTTACCTGGTGTGTGAGCCGTCGAGCCCAC CTCACTGCAGGGCGACTTGCGCCCCGAGGCCCCCACTTGGCCAGGTGCCCCCGCCACGGCTCCCAAAGCTGTCCAA GCCGAAGATCGCCCTGCCTGGGGCCCACCAC AGCCTGGCTGATTCCTCCCCCGAAG CCTCCAGcaaagccccagcctggcccagggCCAGTGGCTCCCTGGTGGAG gatCCTGGCATGCAGGACCAGGCCTGGTACGCGGGGAACTGTGACCGGCATGTGGCAGAGAGCGTGCTGCAGGGGGTCAATAAG gacAGCGCGTTCATGGTGCGCCAGAGCTCGAGGCAGGGCTGGAACCAGCCATTCACCTTGGCCGTGCTGTACAAGGGCCACGTCTACAACATCCCCATCCGCTACGTGGAGAGCAGCCGCCAGTACACGCTGGGCAAGGACGGGAAGAGCCGCGAGGAG CGGTTCGACAGCGTGGCCGGCATCATCCAGCACTACCGCGAGCACCCCCTGGTGCTGATCGAGGGCAGCTCCGCCTCCAGGGCGCACACCTGCCTGCTCTTCCCCGTCAAGCCCtga
- the SH2D6 gene encoding SH2 domain-containing protein 6 isoform X2 gives MYEVPPCESQAWKVAPARRQENTDGTYLDHATARRCSEPFALLPAKFLSKLSLVPGTDAGNGEEMPQGLACGKGQDRTRAKLPPAPGPRPLSTPAGPAAPRDPRPTSSDDKEGPPEEEIYLVCEPSSPPHCRATCAPRPPLGQVPPPRLPKLSKPKIALPGAHHSLADSSPEASSKAPAWPRASGSLVEDSAFMVRQSSRQGWNQPFTLAVLYKGHVYNIPIRYVESSRQYTLGKDGKSREERFDSVAGIIQHYREHPLVLIEGSSASRAHTCLLFPVKP, from the exons ATGTACGAGGTGCCCCCCTGTGAgagccaggcctggaaggtggctccagccaggaggcaggagaacacGGACGGCACCTACCTCG ATCACGCCACTGCCCGGCGCTGCTCAGAGCCCTTCGCCCTCCTGCCGGCCAAG TTCCTGTCAAAGCTCAGCCTGGTGCCTGGCACAGACGCTGGCAATGGAGAGGAGATGCCCCAGGGCCTGGCCTGCGGGAAAG GTCAGGACAGAACCCGGGCGAAACTCCCTCCAGCTCCCGGCCCGAGGCCCCTGTCGACGCCTGCCGGCCCCGCTGCACCCCGGG ATCCCAGACCGACTTCGTCGGACGACAAG GAAGGACCCCCAGAGGAGGAGATTTACCTGGTGTGTGAGCCGTCGAGCCCAC CTCACTGCAGGGCGACTTGCGCCCCGAGGCCCCCACTTGGCCAGGTGCCCCCGCCACGGCTCCCAAAGCTGTCCAA GCCGAAGATCGCCCTGCCTGGGGCCCACCAC AGCCTGGCTGATTCCTCCCCCGAAG CCTCCAGcaaagccccagcctggcccagggCCAGTGGCTCCCTGGTGGAG gacAGCGCGTTCATGGTGCGCCAGAGCTCGAGGCAGGGCTGGAACCAGCCATTCACCTTGGCCGTGCTGTACAAGGGCCACGTCTACAACATCCCCATCCGCTACGTGGAGAGCAGCCGCCAGTACACGCTGGGCAAGGACGGGAAGAGCCGCGAGGAG CGGTTCGACAGCGTGGCCGGCATCATCCAGCACTACCGCGAGCACCCCCTGGTGCTGATCGAGGGCAGCTCCGCCTCCAGGGCGCACACCTGCCTGCTCTTCCCCGTCAAGCCCtga